In the genome of Tannockella kyphosi, one region contains:
- a CDS encoding IS110 family RNA-guided transposase — protein MTYYVGIDIAKTTHYACVITTHGEVIHQPFPFDNSKEGFHLLLSKISSIDKEDILIGFESTAHYHQNLHSYLSTLGYHCELINPIISKQFRGLSVRNAKTDKIDAMSIAQLLSYQYNNSQGQDFLVSDLRVYCDERVRLTKQKTKLYIQLTAELDRVFPELKSFFKGNLKTNAAHNLLKRYATAKEIKEVRNEALTKLISKNSKGFNLERIKDLKSLSKNSVGFHSNAISFRIKNIILQIELLESQIEDVEANIIEMMKEIDSAILNIPGMGYIQGAYILSAIISIDRFDSPCKVLAYAGLDPIIRQSGNFNAKRTRMSKRGNATLRYALIWAAHNVAKNSTTMNTYYLKKRSEGKSHYNALGHCSKKLVNYIYFVLNNPDEKFILE, from the coding sequence ATGACTTATTACGTAGGCATTGATATTGCCAAAACAACGCATTATGCTTGTGTTATCACAACTCATGGTGAGGTGATTCACCAACCTTTTCCTTTTGATAATTCAAAAGAAGGGTTTCATTTATTACTTTCCAAAATATCTTCTATTGATAAAGAAGATATTCTAATTGGTTTTGAATCTACTGCTCATTACCATCAAAACTTACATTCTTATCTTTCTACTCTTGGATACCACTGTGAGCTTATTAATCCCATCATTTCAAAACAGTTTCGTGGTTTATCAGTTCGTAATGCTAAGACGGATAAAATTGATGCTATGTCCATTGCTCAACTTCTTTCTTATCAGTACAACAATTCACAAGGTCAAGACTTTCTTGTTTCTGACTTACGTGTATATTGTGATGAAAGAGTTCGTCTTACTAAACAAAAGACAAAACTATACATACAACTAACTGCAGAGCTAGATCGTGTGTTCCCAGAGCTTAAATCCTTCTTTAAAGGCAATTTAAAGACGAATGCAGCCCATAATTTACTAAAACGATACGCTACAGCTAAGGAAATAAAAGAAGTTCGAAATGAGGCTTTGACAAAGTTAATTTCTAAAAACAGTAAAGGCTTCAACCTCGAACGTATCAAAGACCTTAAATCGTTAAGTAAAAATAGCGTTGGCTTTCATTCAAACGCAATCTCTTTTAGAATTAAAAATATCATACTCCAAATCGAACTTCTAGAATCGCAGATAGAAGATGTAGAAGCAAACATCATTGAAATGATGAAAGAAATAGACAGTGCTATATTGAATATCCCTGGTATGGGCTATATTCAAGGTGCTTACATCTTATCTGCTATCATTAGTATAGACCGATTTGATAGTCCTTGTAAAGTACTAGCTTATGCAGGATTAGATCCAATCATAAGACAGTCTGGTAATTTTAATGCAAAGAGAACACGTATGTCTAAAAGAGGAAATGCTACACTACGTTATGCACTGATATGGGCAGCTCATAATGTGGCAAAAAATTCAACAACTATGAACACTTACTATTTAAAGAAACGCAGTGAAGGAAAATCTCATTACAATGCCTTAGGGCATTGTTCAAAGAAACTAGTAAACTATATTTACTTTGTCTTAAATAATCCTGATGAAAAATTCATCTTAGAATAA
- a CDS encoding ArsR/SmtB family transcription factor, whose amino-acid sequence MDQEKIAKTFKALCDVKRIAILELLKSGEKCACEITEELNIAQSALSYHMKILCESGIVESWYIGKWTHYRISEDGVQYASAILSQLLDKEETTKHCSCQ is encoded by the coding sequence ATGGATCAAGAAAAGATTGCAAAAACCTTTAAAGCGTTATGTGATGTAAAAAGAATTGCTATTTTAGAGTTATTAAAAAGTGGAGAAAAATGTGCTTGTGAAATAACAGAAGAATTAAATATTGCACAATCTGCTCTTTCTTATCATATGAAAATATTATGTGAATCTGGAATAGTAGAGAGTTGGTATATAGGAAAATGGACTCATTATCGTATTAGTGAAGATGGAGTTCAATATGCTAGTGCTATTTTATCTCAATTATTAGATAAAGAAGAAACTACAAAACATTGTAGTTGTCAATAA
- a CDS encoding amino acid ABC transporter ATP-binding protein: protein MSEVLQINHLSKTFGTNVVLRDIDFTVKKGDVTSIIGASGSGKSTLLRCINLLETPTSGEIFFHGKNIEMAGNNVSSYRTKVGMVFQSFNLFNNLSVLDNCIVGQTTVLKKDKKEATKLALTYLEKVGMSPYINALPRQLSGGQKQRVAIARALAMEPEVLLFDEPTSALDPEMVGEVLSVMRSLADEGMTMIVVTHEMAFARDVSNHVVFMANGVICEEGDPKQIFSAPQKQLTQEFLARFMER from the coding sequence ATGAGTGAAGTATTACAAATAAATCATTTAAGTAAAACATTTGGTACAAATGTTGTACTAAGAGATATTGATTTTACGGTAAAAAAAGGGGATGTAACTAGTATTATTGGTGCTTCTGGTAGTGGAAAGAGTACTTTGTTACGTTGTATTAATTTATTAGAAACTCCTACTAGTGGAGAAATATTCTTTCATGGAAAAAATATAGAGATGGCAGGTAACAATGTATCTAGTTATCGTACGAAAGTAGGAATGGTTTTCCAAAGCTTTAATTTATTTAATAATTTATCAGTATTAGATAACTGTATTGTAGGACAAACAACTGTATTAAAAAAAGACAAAAAAGAAGCTACAAAACTAGCTTTAACCTATTTAGAAAAAGTAGGTATGTCTCCTTATATTAATGCTCTTCCAAGACAATTATCTGGTGGCCAAAAACAAAGGGTTGCAATTGCAAGAGCACTTGCAATGGAACCAGAAGTGTTATTGTTTGATGAACCGACATCAGCATTAGATCCAGAAATGGTAGGAGAAGTTTTATCAGTTATGCGTTCTTTAGCAGATGAAGGAATGACAATGATTGTTGTTACTCATGAAATGGCTTTTGCTAGAGATGTTTCTAATCATGTTGTTTTTATGGCAAATGGAGTTATTTGTGAAGAGGGAGATCCTAAACAAATATTTAGTGCCCCACAAAAACAATTAACACAAGAATTCTTAGCAAGATTTATGGAAAGATAG
- a CDS encoding amino acid ABC transporter permease produces the protein MDFIQTMIKLLDKYGMSYLSGAGTTLIIALVSTFIGCLIGFGVGVIQTIPVEKHDSLYKKVFLKVVNIILKCYVELFRGTPMIVQAVFIYYGGLSVLGISMSMWTAGFFVVSINTGAYMAETVRGGIISIDPGQFEGAKAIGMNHFQTMMKVIFPQTLRNIIPQIGNNFIINIKDTSVLSVISITDLFFVHKSVVGAQYTYFESATIVMIIYLTMTLTASRLLRLWEKKLDGNDSYDLSTTDTLAFTSGMMTFPNDDKKEEK, from the coding sequence ATGGATTTTATACAAACGATGATTAAATTATTAGATAAATATGGTATGTCTTATTTATCAGGTGCTGGAACAACTCTTATTATTGCTCTTGTTTCTACTTTTATAGGATGTCTGATTGGTTTTGGGGTAGGTGTTATACAAACAATACCGGTAGAAAAACATGATTCACTTTATAAAAAAGTGTTTTTAAAAGTAGTAAATATTATTTTAAAATGTTATGTGGAGTTATTTCGTGGTACTCCAATGATTGTACAAGCAGTATTTATTTATTATGGTGGTTTAAGTGTTTTGGGTATTAGTATGAGTATGTGGACTGCAGGGTTCTTTGTTGTTTCTATTAATACTGGTGCTTATATGGCAGAAACAGTGCGTGGAGGGATTATTTCTATTGATCCAGGACAGTTTGAAGGTGCTAAAGCAATTGGTATGAATCATTTTCAAACAATGATGAAAGTAATATTTCCACAAACATTACGTAATATTATTCCTCAAATAGGAAATAATTTTATTATTAATATTAAAGATACTTCTGTATTATCTGTTATTAGTATTACTGATTTATTCTTTGTTCATAAGAGTGTAGTAGGAGCACAATATACTTATTTTGAATCTGCTACTATTGTAATGATTATTTATTTAACAATGACATTAACTGCCTCTAGATTACTTAGATTATGGGAAAAGAAATTAGATGGAAATGATAGCTATGATTTATCTACTACAGATACATTAGCTTTTACTAGTGGAATGATGACTTTTCCTAATGATGATAAAAAGGAGGAAAAATAA
- a CDS encoding transporter substrate-binding domain-containing protein: MMKKLGLMLLVMTLCLGLTGCGSSDEEESNVLRVAMECAYAPYNWTQPDDSNGAVQISGSTDYANGYDVMWAKALAEYLDMELEIVKLDWDSLVPAVMSGDVDCVIAGQSITSDRLEQVDFSDPYYYASIITLVMADSEYASATGVADLAGATATSQLGTIWYDTCLPQIEDGDILAAQESAPAMLVALDAGAVDLVVTDMPTGMAAIQAYDDMVLLDFADSGDDFVVSDEEINIGISVQKGNDEILDACNAILEGQTAEDFAEMMDEAIAIQPLSED; this comes from the coding sequence ATGATGAAAAAGTTAGGATTAATGTTATTGGTAATGACATTATGTTTAGGTCTTACAGGATGTGGATCTAGTGATGAAGAAGAGAGTAATGTTTTACGTGTAGCAATGGAGTGTGCTTATGCACCATATAATTGGACACAACCAGATGATTCAAATGGAGCAGTACAGATTTCAGGAAGCACTGATTATGCTAATGGATATGATGTTATGTGGGCGAAAGCTTTGGCTGAATATTTAGATATGGAGTTAGAAATTGTTAAGTTAGATTGGGATTCTTTGGTACCAGCAGTAATGAGTGGAGATGTTGATTGTGTTATTGCAGGACAATCGATTACTTCTGATCGTTTAGAACAAGTAGATTTTTCTGATCCATATTATTATGCATCTATTATTACTTTGGTAATGGCTGATAGTGAGTATGCTAGTGCTACAGGTGTAGCTGATTTAGCTGGAGCTACTGCTACTTCTCAATTAGGTACTATTTGGTATGATACTTGTTTACCACAAATTGAAGATGGTGATATTTTAGCAGCACAAGAAAGTGCACCAGCAATGCTTGTTGCTTTAGATGCTGGAGCTGTTGATTTAGTAGTTACTGATATGCCTACAGGTATGGCTGCAATTCAAGCTTATGATGATATGGTATTATTGGATTTTGCTGATAGTGGTGATGATTTTGTGGTTTCTGATGAAGAAATTAATATTGGTATTTCAGTACAAAAAGGGAATGATGAGATTTTAGATGCATGTAATGCTATTTTAGAAGGTCAAACAGCAGAAGATTTTGCTGAAATGATGGATGAAGCGATTGCTATTCAACCATTATCAGAAGATTAA
- a CDS encoding M20/M25/M40 family metallo-hydrolase, protein MGFIIVLIIIGIVIGRTVMIKKKLTIQNNYEVIDEKREQELYLELKELLQIPTVSGSNHFHEYLQTLETMFPIYFSKAEKIEINSAFLFRIKGTKNNDLPSLILAHVDVVEENGEWDYPAMDATLVDHIIYGRGTIDNKGMGYSFFKAIEQLLKEGKEFENDLYFMASHDEESLGLGVKHVAEYLKENKLQFKVIFDEGGAVTGEVMPGIQNDIALLGLCEKGYLDIEFRAKSKGGHSGSPQVDNPFSRLAKFMVEVEKPGYFKVSFMKTVKQMFTTISPYMTFPLRMLLGNMWLFSPLVKKVLPSFSPSIGAMMKTTIVFTRAQGSDANNVIPETAKVTANIRNLPTEDMSFVINKLIKTAKKYDLEYSILYEKPASSMTDKNHTEVTRVKKVIEQTMPGTIVCPYVTIGATDCCHLDAFSDAVIRFSPIRASGQQIAAMHGINENIGVSELNKAIEFFYCYLNSM, encoded by the coding sequence ATGGGCTTTATTATTGTATTAATTATTATTGGAATAGTAATTGGTCGTACGGTGATGATAAAAAAGAAGTTAACTATACAGAATAATTATGAAGTAATTGATGAAAAAAGAGAACAAGAATTATATTTAGAATTAAAAGAATTACTACAAATACCTACTGTTAGTGGTAGTAATCATTTTCATGAATACTTACAAACATTAGAAACTATGTTTCCAATATATTTTTCAAAAGCAGAAAAGATAGAAATTAATAGTGCTTTTCTATTTCGTATAAAAGGAACTAAGAATAATGATTTACCATCATTAATATTGGCACATGTTGATGTAGTAGAAGAAAATGGTGAATGGGATTATCCTGCTATGGATGCAACTTTAGTGGATCATATTATTTATGGTAGAGGTACTATAGATAATAAGGGTATGGGTTATTCTTTCTTTAAAGCGATTGAACAATTATTAAAAGAAGGAAAAGAATTTGAAAATGACTTATATTTTATGGCAAGTCATGATGAAGAATCATTAGGTTTAGGTGTTAAACATGTAGCAGAGTATTTGAAAGAAAACAAGCTTCAATTTAAAGTTATCTTTGATGAAGGAGGAGCTGTTACTGGAGAAGTTATGCCAGGTATTCAAAATGATATAGCTTTACTTGGTTTATGTGAAAAAGGATATTTAGATATAGAGTTTCGTGCTAAGAGTAAAGGAGGGCATAGTGGTTCTCCTCAAGTTGATAATCCTTTTTCTAGGTTAGCTAAATTTATGGTAGAAGTAGAAAAGCCAGGATATTTTAAGGTATCATTTATGAAAACAGTGAAACAAATGTTTACAACGATATCTCCTTATATGACGTTTCCTTTACGTATGTTACTTGGTAACATGTGGTTATTTTCTCCTTTAGTAAAGAAAGTATTACCTTCTTTTAGTCCTTCTATAGGGGCAATGATGAAAACAACTATTGTATTTACTAGAGCCCAAGGCTCAGATGCAAATAATGTTATTCCTGAAACTGCAAAAGTTACTGCAAACATAAGAAACTTACCAACAGAAGATATGAGTTTCGTAATTAATAAACTTATCAAAACAGCAAAGAAATATGATTTAGAATATTCTATATTATATGAAAAACCAGCATCTTCTATGACAGATAAAAATCATACAGAAGTAACTAGAGTAAAAAAAGTAATAGAACAAACAATGCCTGGAACCATTGTATGTCCTTATGTAACAATAGGTGCTACTGATTGTTGTCACCTAGATGCATTTAGTGATGCCGTTATACGTTTTAGTCCTATTAGAGCTAGTGGTCAACAAATAGCTGCAATGCATGGAATAAATGAGAATATTGGTGTAAGTGAATTAAATAAAGCAATTGAGTTCTTCTATTGTTATTTAAATAGTATGTAA
- a CDS encoding MFS transporter: MDKKRFFIVCILALGYGAAFTPVYMKYVLYEPLLEAFSISKAQVGYLMAIYTVLNTLLYIPGGYIADKCSLRKILSFSLVGHACLCFLLYLNTSFIVALVVWFLFGITTGFAFWSGLLKAVLSLGTKENSAIVTGFYGLMGAVVTICMNLLFLKVYYSMEEASNAMGIIFLLCAIIALVAAVLISIFYKDIEKVEEKEKFEMSYIKPLLKNKVIWLMAIVILSTYAIRVSGNTYFNPFLLEVYDMDSSLVSTLGILRSNVFPLLAPVAGFIAARCFKSTTKLLHYAFFVLAVIFLVLSFSSLNLPSGLVIIASLIPGIISGATFGISFSIINESSLKPEVLGTAIGLISLIVYLPDFVVDPVFGTLLDTVGNTGYSIIFICMFIMALIGIYASKKLLAYKGVE, from the coding sequence ATGGATAAAAAAAGATTTTTTATAGTTTGTATTTTAGCGTTAGGGTATGGTGCTGCATTTACACCAGTATATATGAAGTATGTTTTATATGAACCATTATTAGAAGCATTTTCTATTTCTAAAGCACAAGTAGGATATTTAATGGCAATATATACTGTATTAAATACTTTGTTATATATTCCAGGGGGATATATTGCTGATAAGTGTTCACTAAGAAAAATATTATCATTTTCTTTAGTAGGACATGCATGTTTATGTTTCTTGTTATATCTTAATACTAGTTTTATTGTAGCTTTAGTAGTTTGGTTTTTATTTGGTATTACTACAGGATTTGCATTCTGGTCAGGGTTACTAAAAGCAGTATTATCTTTAGGAACGAAAGAAAATAGTGCGATTGTTACAGGATTCTATGGGTTAATGGGAGCAGTAGTAACAATTTGTATGAATCTTTTATTTTTAAAAGTATATTATTCAATGGAAGAAGCAAGTAATGCAATGGGAATTATCTTCTTATTGTGTGCAATAATAGCATTAGTAGCTGCTGTTTTAATTAGTATCTTTTATAAAGATATAGAAAAAGTAGAAGAAAAAGAAAAGTTTGAGATGTCTTATATTAAACCATTATTGAAGAATAAAGTAATATGGTTAATGGCTATTGTTATCTTATCAACTTATGCGATAAGAGTAAGTGGGAATACTTATTTTAATCCATTTTTATTAGAAGTATATGATATGGACTCAAGTCTAGTATCTACCTTAGGAATACTTAGATCCAATGTTTTTCCATTACTTGCACCAGTAGCAGGTTTTATAGCAGCTAGATGTTTTAAATCTACCACTAAGTTATTACATTATGCTTTCTTTGTATTAGCAGTTATCTTTTTAGTATTATCTTTTAGTTCTCTTAACTTACCTAGTGGACTAGTAATTATTGCATCTTTAATACCAGGGATTATATCTGGAGCTACATTTGGAATATCTTTTTCAATTATTAATGAATCTTCTTTAAAACCAGAAGTATTAGGTACTGCAATAGGATTAATATCATTAATCGTTTATTTACCTGATTTTGTAGTTGATCCTGTTTTTGGGACTTTATTAGATACAGTAGGTAATACTGGGTATTCTATTATCTTTATTTGTATGTTTATTATGGCATTAATAGGTATATATGCTAGTAAGAAGTTACTAGCATATAAAGGAGTAGAATAA
- a CDS encoding NAD(P)-dependent oxidoreductase, whose protein sequence is MKILICDYKEPMDRDLNLEINHIKKELPGSEIECYLYDGDKQQLFNKIKEVDALITAYLEVDEELLLHAPNLRMVSIEANGYNSVDLEAIQRHGVGLTCIEEYCTNEVADHTLTLALSVIRKINCYQNDMRVNKVYLFNNHQGLFHLEGKVWGIIGYGKIGRAVAKRAKAFGCKVIAYDPYLKEADVPLVELEELYQTSSIISLHTLLNEETYHMINKESLSLMKEKPVIINVGRGSLIDEIALIEALDNNIIYGAGLDVFENEESDVLAKSPFLERLDVVITPHIAFYSDESMEECARITAYNTIHYLKNEFDKIKRIVYKPN, encoded by the coding sequence ATGAAAATACTAATTTGTGATTATAAAGAACCAATGGATAGAGATTTAAACCTAGAAATAAATCATATAAAAAAAGAATTACCAGGTAGTGAGATAGAGTGTTATCTATATGATGGAGATAAACAACAATTATTTAATAAAATAAAAGAGGTAGATGCACTAATAACTGCTTATCTAGAAGTAGATGAAGAACTATTATTACATGCTCCTAATTTAAGAATGGTTTCAATTGAAGCAAATGGTTATAATAGTGTAGATTTAGAAGCTATTCAAAGGCATGGTGTAGGTCTAACATGTATTGAAGAGTATTGTACTAATGAAGTAGCAGATCATACACTTACGTTAGCTTTAAGTGTGATACGTAAAATAAATTGTTATCAAAATGATATGCGAGTAAATAAAGTATATTTATTTAATAATCATCAAGGGTTATTTCATTTAGAAGGAAAGGTTTGGGGAATAATAGGTTATGGAAAGATTGGTAGAGCAGTAGCCAAAAGAGCAAAAGCATTTGGTTGTAAAGTAATAGCTTATGATCCTTATTTAAAAGAAGCAGATGTTCCTTTAGTAGAGTTAGAAGAATTGTATCAAACTAGTTCTATTATTAGTTTACATACATTATTAAATGAAGAAACTTATCATATGATTAATAAAGAATCACTTTCTTTAATGAAAGAAAAACCAGTAATTATTAATGTAGGGAGAGGATCATTAATAGATGAAATAGCTTTAATAGAAGCATTAGATAATAATATTATTTATGGAGCTGGGTTAGATGTTTTTGAAAATGAAGAAAGTGATGTACTAGCAAAGTCACCATTTTTAGAAAGGTTAGATGTGGTGATTACACCACATATTGCTTTTTATTCAGATGAGTCTATGGAAGAATGTGCTAGAATCACAGCTTATAATACAATACATTATTTAAAGAATGAATTTGATAAAATAAAAAGAATAGTTTATAAACCTAATTAA
- the hisC gene encoding histidinol-phosphate transaminase, translated as MLKLRKSVYSATKYVGGLTTDAVMKKYGLTSVVKLGSNENNYAPFPSVLSVMEKEIKRGNVYPEKNYERLRKELGSMYGLTSDWVALGHGAGNVLDTISKMFLDYGDEVIIPRQTYGLYKEICLLMGADVVECDLGEDYSIDLNVIQSLITEKTKLIWICNPNNPTSTIINKHELESFIRNIPEHVYVILDEAYIEFCKEEYRPNTIQLVKEGCQLLCVRTFSKYYGLAGQRIGYVVASPEVIEYYNTVSEPFNANRVGLAGAVEVISNAGKEAKKYSYYMVEDRQYLLEEFNKLGLPTIETHTNFLFVETPIEGLDFSEKLLSLGVIVRPCAGWGYNKHIRISIGTKQENQKLVEAITKVMGSL; from the coding sequence ATGTTAAAATTAAGGAAATCAGTATATAGTGCTACTAAATATGTAGGGGGACTTACAACAGATGCAGTAATGAAGAAATATGGATTAACTAGTGTTGTAAAGTTAGGATCTAATGAGAATAATTATGCTCCTTTTCCATCAGTATTAAGTGTGATGGAAAAAGAAATAAAAAGAGGGAATGTATATCCTGAAAAAAATTATGAAAGACTTAGAAAAGAATTAGGATCAATGTATGGACTTACTAGTGATTGGGTTGCTTTAGGTCATGGGGCTGGAAATGTTTTAGATACTATTTCTAAAATGTTTTTAGATTATGGAGATGAAGTTATTATTCCTAGACAGACTTATGGTTTATATAAGGAGATATGTTTATTAATGGGGGCTGATGTTGTAGAGTGTGATTTAGGGGAAGATTATTCTATTGATTTAAATGTTATTCAATCTTTGATAACGGAAAAGACAAAGTTAATATGGATTTGTAATCCTAATAATCCTACAAGTACTATTATTAATAAACATGAATTAGAATCATTTATTAGAAATATACCTGAACATGTTTATGTTATTTTAGATGAAGCATATATAGAGTTTTGTAAGGAAGAATATAGACCTAATACTATTCAATTAGTAAAAGAAGGATGCCAATTATTATGTGTTCGTACTTTTTCTAAGTATTATGGTTTAGCTGGACAAAGAATAGGTTATGTAGTAGCTAGTCCTGAGGTGATTGAATATTATAATACAGTAAGTGAGCCATTTAATGCGAATCGAGTAGGATTAGCTGGTGCTGTAGAAGTAATTAGTAATGCTGGAAAGGAAGCTAAAAAGTATTCTTATTATATGGTGGAAGATAGGCAATATTTATTAGAAGAATTTAACAAATTAGGATTACCTACTATTGAAACACATACTAATTTCTTATTTGTAGAAACTCCTATTGAAGGATTAGATTTTAGTGAAAAGTTATTGTCTTTAGGTGTTATTGTACGTCCATGTGCAGGATGGGGATATAATAAGCATATTCGTATTAGTATTGGAACAAAACAAGAAAATCAAAAATTAGTAGAGGCTATAACAAAAGTTATGGGAAGCTTATGA
- a CDS encoding carbohydrate-binding domain-containing protein, whose translation MRKMLKMIVTLAMILSFTTIDVSAATSSDLSFSGSTATTSGDGWSWDKDTLTLTLSEDLEISSSGNGIYFSCNAIVNLQGYNLTITASDYGIYSSGSLTVIGTGNLDVCSSSSDAIHSDESVSITCNNLSATSDGGDGIEGKGIILNVSSDLDIATTLFGSAAIRANDGTIKIEVGGSATLKAKSLCMYTVSSFTVKVTGDLSLTAENTTYGRGVYADGSVDLEVGGDLDITAGKDGIYSYYGDIAMDVTGDVTITSNNYSIYAQQGEINLDLDGTAVFTNTSGNAVYAGSDISLSGSGTLTTDGYILANGTVSIDEELTVNSLVSQNDGDSNKDTVYGDFIFTDNSYFKSDVDKLSFAKESSLTIASDVDADISGYNSVDFTNVNIILEQDATIEYGSHVEIVYYAVIDSFTVADIYVGDDIVHNIEVSLVDDESTVITSDDVTYGDITYTYSTSEDGTYSSSIPTAAGTYYVKAAIATTTVDDNNYVTIGTYAVEEFEIITKYCTVTIDDVEAQVLYGIVITLEIPTKEGYTFDGWVDQDGEEYTNEITVTSDLSLSSTWIKDAVDSTDVDGDTNADADADLDADADLDVDADLDVDADLDADADLDTNTEVDDVVDTGDTNNVLLFTTLSISAMALVLIDMKKRNRV comes from the coding sequence ATGAGAAAAATGTTAAAAATGATTGTTACACTAGCAATGATACTTTCGTTTACAACTATTGATGTGTCTGCTGCAACATCTAGTGATCTAAGTTTTAGTGGTTCAACAGCAACTACTTCTGGTGATGGATGGAGTTGGGATAAGGATACTTTAACACTAACACTTTCAGAAGATTTGGAAATTAGTAGCAGTGGTAATGGAATTTACTTTAGCTGTAATGCAATTGTTAATTTACAGGGTTATAATTTAACCATAACTGCATCTGATTATGGTATTTATTCATCAGGTAGTTTAACAGTTATAGGGACTGGTAATCTAGATGTTTGCTCGAGTTCGAGTGATGCTATTCACAGTGATGAATCTGTTAGTATAACATGTAATAATTTATCAGCTACATCTGATGGTGGTGATGGTATTGAAGGAAAAGGTATTATATTAAATGTAAGTAGTGACTTAGATATAGCTACAACACTTTTTGGAAGTGCGGCTATTAGAGCGAATGATGGTACTATAAAAATAGAAGTAGGAGGAAGTGCTACTTTAAAAGCGAAGTCTCTATGTATGTATACTGTTTCTAGTTTTACAGTGAAAGTAACAGGTGATCTATCACTTACTGCTGAAAATACTACTTATGGAAGAGGTGTTTATGCAGATGGATCTGTTGATTTAGAAGTAGGTGGTGATTTGGATATTACTGCTGGGAAAGACGGTATTTATTCTTATTATGGAGATATAGCAATGGATGTTACGGGAGATGTAACAATCACTTCAAATAACTATAGTATTTATGCACAACAAGGAGAGATTAATTTAGATTTAGATGGGACTGCTGTTTTTACAAACACTAGTGGTAATGCTGTTTATGCAGGGAGTGACATTTCATTATCTGGTTCTGGCACACTTACTACAGATGGATATATCTTAGCAAATGGTACAGTATCTATTGATGAAGAGTTAACAGTAAATTCATTGGTTTCTCAAAATGACGGAGATTCTAACAAAGATACAGTATATGGGGATTTTATATTTACAGATAACTCATATTTTAAGTCAGATGTTGATAAACTTTCATTCGCTAAAGAATCATCACTTACAATAGCAAGTGATGTTGATGCAGATATATCAGGATATAATTCAGTTGATTTTACTAATGTTAATATCATCTTAGAACAAGATGCAACAATTGAATATGGTTCTCATGTTGAAATAGTATATTATGCAGTAATTGATTCTTTTACAGTAGCTGATATTTATGTGGGTGATGATATTGTTCATAATATCGAAGTATCATTAGTAGATGATGAATCTACTGTGATTACTAGTGATGATGTTACTTATGGAGATATAACATATACATATAGTACAAGTGAAGATGGAACATATTCATCTTCTATACCTACTGCTGCAGGTACATACTATGTAAAAGCAGCTATTGCTACTACTACTGTTGATGATAATAACTATGTAACAATTGGTACATATGCTGTTGAAGAATTTGAAATTATTACAAAATATTGCACCGTTACAATTGATGATGTAGAAGCTCAAGTATTATATGGAATTGTAATTACACTAGAGATACCAACTAAAGAAGGTTACACATTTGATGGTTGGGTAGATCAAGATGGTGAAGAATACACAAATGAAATAACAGTAACTTCTGATTTGTCTCTTTCTTCTACATGGATTAAGGATGCAGTAGATAGCACTGATGTTGACGGAGATACGAATGCGGATGCTGATGCAGACTTAGATGCTGATGCAGACTTAGATGTTGATGCAGACTTAGATGTTGATGCAGACTTAGATGCTGATGCAGACTTAGATACTAATACAGAAGTAGATGATGTAGTAGATACTGGAGATACTAATAATGTATTACTATTCACAACATTAAGTATTAGTGCAATGGCATTGGTTTTAATAGATATGAAAAAAAGAAATAGAGTTTAA